A stretch of DNA from Cryptomeria japonica chromosome 4, Sugi_1.0, whole genome shotgun sequence:
CCATGAATTGACAGAGCAATCAGAAGAAGCGGAGCATGTCTCTGCTTTGAAATTTCCATAAGATGCCACAAAGGGGGATTTGGTCCAGTCGATCTTCACTACACCGCCTCTGGTTGCCCAATCGTCTGCGTTCCACAGGCTCGAGTATATTCTCATCGCTTGGTTCTTGGGATATGCGACTCCCAAATCCTCGCTGTTCTTGAACACTCTCACCGGCGTTCCATCCACAGAAAACCTGCAACATGAAAATATATTTTAACTATAGTGCTAATGTTAACGAATTGACTTGATGATGCTAGGATAATATTAACATGGCTTACATAATTTGCTGGGGATTCCACAGCAGAGAGTAAGTGTGGAAGTCTGCTGTGGGGTCGAACCAGAGGTAGAATTGCTGCTCACGATTGCCTTTGCCTTGAGAGAAAACATTAGTGTGCATAATGTAGGGATCTCCAGACAGATTTCCAAGGAACTCAAAGTCTATTTCGTCGTGCTTATCCCCTTGTGATGATAGCTGCACCAATTGCATCAACATTTTATTAgacaataaatattaattaaatactacTGCCCACTACTAATCTGGGGAGTATGGACTGTATGGAAGAGTAAGAGAGAAACTTACATAGTAAGCAGTGACAGTGCCGGCCGAGTTACCAGCCACCAACTTGATCTGCATATCGATTTTGCCAAAGAGATATTCATTCTTAGATTGGAAGCCTGAACCTGTTTTGATTCAGCAGAGGAATCAGCAAACTGCTAAAAAatgatatgtatatattatatgtgTAGCAAGCAAATGAGATAAGATACCTGAGGACTGGTCGAGAGTGAGCTGCAGGCGCTGGCCATTGTCGAGTATCTTAGCACGATCATTTCCCCATGTGATGTCAAAGTCGTTATTAAAATTTGCAGAAACAAGGTGGGAGGAGCAGAGTACAAGGCTTAGCAGGAGGAAACATGGTAACAGATCCATTGGGAACACAGGACAAGAGTAGAAAATGTACAAGTAGGAGTATGGAAGTGGTGAATGGTGATGGCTGAAGAAAATCAATTTGATCTAGTGATAGAGGTATGGAAGTGGTGAATGGTGATGGCTGAAGAATACCAATGGGATTTTTATACAAGGAAGGAATGGATTGGAAAGTAGCAAGAAATTtcacatagagttgttgagtggaTGAGTTGGAGCGCGCTTTGGATTTCGATAGATATTATAGTTGTTGGGTTCTATTGTACGCGGAATTCCAGCAAGAAGAGCGTGAGCGTGTTGGCTGGCTTATGATAGTTGTGTTTCATAATTTGTGACGCTACTCAAAATGATTGTCTTAGATGTTGACCTCCTTTCTAATCACATGAGCTGTATTTCAGCAGGTAACCAAACGCTTTGGAGGGAAACATTGCGGGCTGGTCCACGCGTGGAATTTCAAAGCAACCGCGCAATCATGTTCTCCAAgccaatttatttatttaggagAAACACGTCACAGCCCGTCAACTTCTACCTCTCCACATACATAAGAATACCAACTAAAGTTGCattttctttttcattatcatcatctttgaTCAATTTCTAATTTACATTCAATAATGTGttgattgatttgtattttttcattttaaatttatcaCATAGgtcatttatatatttttcttgTAAGATAAAAATCTCATCATTCGATTGTCTTACTCTTATTTTCAAAAATTAAGGGTCATTTCAAATGTATGAGTTTCATGGCATTCTCGAATTGCCAATTTAAATCATATCATCAGCATATAAAGAGACTATAACTCGTTTTCAATATGTTTGCATTTCATGTAAAGTTTAGCCTCACTTCCACTCCTGTCGAAGCAATTTTTAAAAAGGTACTCATACACTACTAAACCAAGCTCATGGTGCTTGCTTTTGGTAGATAAATAGCCCTTTgtaatttacaatttttttgtttcttttcctatAACCTCATATTATAGCATTTGTTCTATAAGCACTTCTTCATTTATGAAACCATTTAAAACAACTTATCTAACATCAAATTGACGTACTAACCACTTAAATTGTGTTGCAAATGCCAAAAATTAGTTCTTATAATATCCAATCTCGCCCTAGGAGCATAGGTTTCACTATAATCATTGTTGTGAGAAGCCTTTCACTACCGATATTTCTTTGTGTCTTTCAATGGATCCATTAGCattacaaaattttaatttttaaacccATTTAGTCCAATCCTTTTCTACTCAAGGATCTATTAACTCTTTTGTCCCATTCCTTTTAATACAAGTGATATCCTCATCCATGGCCTTAATACAAACTTTATGAATGTCTTATTGCATCTTAATTGTCTTGGTTCTACTTGAAAATCAAATAGTAAAGAAAACTTAACAAAGAAATCAAAACTAGTAGTTATTTcataaatttctttgaaattttttatccTCCTTGGAGGAGAAAGTGTACTTGAAGGAACAATTGATGATTAAGGTGTTTGAGTAGAACATAATATGTTGCTTGGGCTGCTAGAATAAGATGAAACATCTTGTTCTATTTTTATAATTCATGGTTTTTTTAGCTgtaatttttttattcaatttcCATACATTGTTTTTGGAAAAAATTATATCATTTCTTACTAAGTTGTGTGTTTTTTACTAGATTGTGTATGTTATATCCTCATTGTAGCCAATAAAAAAACATTTCTCACTATCATCATCGTCTTTTTTTCTTTTACATCCTTGGAAATATATGAGCACTATCAATGCAACCAAACACCTTACGATGAGCCACAAGAAGTTTTCTTCCACTCCATTAATCACAAGGAGTCATATTGTTTACACTTTTTTTTTCAATGTCTATTTGTCAACTAAATAAATGTAGTCATTTTTCAACCTAGAAAGTACTTAGAAGACCATTGGCCTTGAGTGTTGTTCTAATCATCTCTACAATTTTACAATCCTTATATTCAACTACTCCAGTTTGCAGAAGGATGTAACTTATAATCAATTTCCTTTGAATAGAATTATTTTTTGCAAAAATGTTAAACTTCGTTTGAAGTAAATTCTCTCCCCTTATCTTTACATGAAGTCTTAAAGGAATAACTAACCACTTTTTTTCTATGTTGGCTTCAAATCACTATATTTACATCAAGAGGGATTTTGACCTTGATTTAACTAAATATACCCAGTTTAtcctattttagttttttttttaaaatgcccattTTGTTAAGTGATAAGGTCTACATTGGACCACAAATATTAGCATGCACTAATTTAGGTGGCACTTTTACTCTCCAAGCTTGTCTTAATAGAACAAAGTCTTGCTTCTAATCAATTGGTTTTATATATTGAAAGGTAGGTGTCCATGTCTCATTTGCCATAACTATGATTCATCATTTTAGTGATAATTCAAATATTAAGTTTATCTATGCAAATCTAAGAGGAAAAAATATGTTTTAAAGCATTACCAAATTTTGCGACAATATAATTACCATCATTTTAATCACAAATAAAACATGTATTAACTTGAAAATAGTAGAATATCCTTTTTCAATAAtttttcttatgcttaatagattAAGAGTGATTCTTGGCACATATAAAAATAATATGGTTATATAAGATTGAACCTTAGTTGTTCTTGAATTTGCGATGATTCATTTTCCCATAGGGTTaacttatttttcatcattgagtacttgtgttttagGAGACTCACTCATCTTTAAAAACATACTTTATTAATTATCATATGACTACTCCAATTGCTAaccaaaatttaaacaatttttagagatttattttctaccatcacatgaaa
This window harbors:
- the LOC131056317 gene encoding xyloglucan endotransglucosylase protein 1, with the translated sequence MDLLPCFLLLSLVLCSSHLVSANFNNDFDITWGNDRAKILDNGQRLQLTLDQSSGSGFQSKNEYLFGKIDMQIKLVAGNSAGTVTAYYLSSQGDKHDEIDFEFLGNLSGDPYIMHTNVFSQGKGNREQQFYLWFDPTADFHTYSLLWNPQQIMFSVDGTPVRVFKNSEDLGVAYPKNQAMRIYSSLWNADDWATRGGVVKIDWTKSPFVASYGNFKAETCSASSDCSVNSWYAAKALESSEHQKLEWVRKNYMIYDYCSDSKRFPQGFPTECTRQA